The segment GGTCCTCGTCGGCGTTCACGAATCCGACACAGACTCCGATGCAGACTACATGTCTGATTTCtcaacctttttttattttttatttttttctttaaatttaaatttctattataaatttttgaattCGAGTGATTAAATTTTGCAGATGTCGGAAGGTGTTGAACATGAGGTTGTTCCCAAATGAGACTACTGGCAGAGCATGGGACCAAAGCGTAATTTTCCCTTTCTTTACATTCATCTTCTGAATTGTTTTCTACCACCTATTGTTATTGTTGTCGAGAAATTATGAATTCGTTGAATTTTGGTGGATATGTGCAGGTTGTGCAGAAGAATTACGGAGTTCTACTAGGTATGTCAGACATGAATCACACCAATTTTATCTgggcaattttttttcttcctaaagATTTTGTTCAAATTGGTTGCTTGTATCGTAAATTGATTATAACCTTTCATTTGTGTTAAGGGGAAAAGGGGTTCTAATGAATAACAGATGGATATGATGGCATATGAGGTTTTTGgatgattgatttttttatttattttttattttttgagatttgCAGCACCAATTTCTAATTTGTTATAGTTCTAAATTGTTTCAAGTATCATGAAAGAGTGAAGGGAGAAAAATGATATACAAGTGGAGTGGCATTTTACACTTCTAATGCTGTTTGGGTGTTTCAGTGAGTCAGTTTACATTGTATGGAATTTTGAAGGGTAACAAGCCAGATTTTCATGTGGCAATGCCGCCCCAAAAAGCAAAGCCCTTTTATGCTTCGTTCATTGATAGATTCCGGACATCATACAATCCAGATGCAATTAAAGGTATGCCATTGTGTTGTCTGCTCTATTTCATTACTAATTTGATACATCAGTGAATTGTTGGGGGTGCTGCATCAGTAGGGTGTGctgtgaataaaaaaaagattgcTCAATGATGATTTTGCAGTGAAAGAGGCCTGTGAATGTGTATCTAAGTCATTATAATCCTCTCTGTAAAATTATCACTTGTTAATGATTTTGCATTTGAAGTCAGGAGCCTTGCCATTTTTGAGCAGTTGTCGATAATGATCTTGTCTTGTAGGGTCTGTGCCTTTTATCTACAGgtttgatttgatatttttcataatcaaattgCTTTCCGAGTTAGCCAAGGTTAATTCTTTTGATAGCTtcttattttgtgttttttattgatttatttatatttgttacaTGAGAATAATTTGCTTTGTTGTAAttctttctttagttttctgtttttgttttatcttgTTTATCATGTTTGTGTATATGTCTGTTTTTCcgttctttcttttcttggctATAGTTGCTTTTGAAGAAGAATACTATTAAAGATCAGGCATATTATTTCTTCACTGCTTAAATAAATGTCTTAACAATATGATTAATTCCTTGAAGATTTGGGTACCCGAAGAAAGCCAAGAGAGAACTATTAATGCAATGTTTAATGACTTGAATTATTAGGTATTAGAAACCTTGCTTAAATCATTATCATGCTGACCAGAGCATGAGTTGGGATTTAATATAATGCCTAGATCAGACCATGTGCGAGGCTTCTGCCCTACCCTCAAAGCTGTTAGTGGGGACTCAAGGACTGAATCCTCTGGGGCCAGTGAATTGCCACTTCGCAATGTTGCTAGGGTTGTTTGAATAATGAGCTTCCTTCggaaaaaaataatgatcaaGTCTCCTTACAAGATGCAGACCAGGGATGCATCCTGCCAAACACAATTGACAAAGTTACTAGAGAACTTGGGCTCCTGGATGTTtccattgaaataaaatttagtgTATTATTTTTGCTGGAAAATATGTGTATGCTGAAGTGATGCATAAGATGAGACATGAGAGATCAGCATTAGCGTAATTTGGATGAGCATCATATAGCTAAGAGATAGTGAGCTTATTAAGGTTATTTTGTTAAAAGGAAAGGCGAAGATTATTTCACATACAAATCCATGAACTTAAAACAGTCTATGCTGTAATGCAGCTTATCAGTAATAATTATgtgaaaattaaggaaaaggCAGTCAGGGGATTTACTAGAACCCATGCTGTGTTTTAATCTGAAATATCAAGACAGATAGACATGACTAGGAGCGTCCATGTACATCAAGACACCGTTTATGTGAATGGCTTCATACATTTTCTACATTGTTATTACTCATACATGCTTAAAATCAGATATTATGTTTCATGTATtgaattttcttcctcttttcttttcatttttttttttcagatggCGTATTCGGAGCAATGATGAAGGTAAGGTTACCACACCCTGGGTTTTCTTTACCACTTTTCCTTTTGGGAACATCACTCTGACTTCCACTTTACAATGTTGGAAAGGTCAATTTGGTTAATGATGGTCCAGTCACAATGCAGCTTGACTCATCCCAACCATCCAAGTGAGTACATATCAGCTGCAATTAAGTCAGCCTCTGCATGATATTCTGTTATGCCCATGGCAAGTGTTCAAACCTTGGATTTAAATGGTTTCCATAACTGACTAAAATAAACATTGCACCATTTCAGGAATGCCAAAGATGGAATGGAAGAACCATGAATGTGTTTGTTAGACAAAATTGTTTGAGGTTCATCTCATGGTCTGTACACCTTATATGAACCACAGGATCTATGTAGCCAGTCCAGATATCAAGACGATTTTCTAATTTAAGATGAGGCTTCTTTTTCTTATGTTGAAATCCTTTGGGCAATTTCTACTATCATTTGGATTTAATCAGTATATGAGGTTGCCTTCCTAAACCTGCGAAAATGGTTCTCCTATTTTAAACTGAGTCCCATTTCATTTGTCTAGATAGCTAGGCTAAGGCTCCATCTGTGTgatgaaaaatggaattaaagaGAACTGTACACCTGCTCTTTGGTGGGGCTGTGTACTGGTATAATTTTGGCAAGCATTGAAAATATTGTGACGAAGTAAACAGGGCTGCTACATTCTGCCTATTAccaaagaaactaaaatttccCACCTTCTATCACTTTGGGGAAAAGCCTGGGTTCTTGCTTCTACAAAGacaagaaatttgattttgCCAAGCTGAAGTCATGGCGACTTCTAATATGAACTTTCGATCTCTCTGAAGCCACAACATTTAATAGTTTGAACCGTTTGCCAGAAAATAATTTACTGGGAAAAACCTTCAATTTGGTACCTGGGACAACTTTCCATGCATTTACAGTAATCCATCTGAACCAAGATGTTAAGAATATTTAATCTTCAATTTCATTACCATATAGATTTTCTTCCCCTATGAACATGGGACATGATGAAAACCCAGTTTTGGATTGAATGAAACCTGATTTTGCCTTAAAAAACTGAGTTTCTGATGAGCCCTGACTGGTTTGTTCTCCTAACTTACCAATTCTCTTTTTATGGCTTTTCCATTTTCATCGCTCTTAATACTTTGGTAGCCTTACACATGAATAACCAGTTGAACTGGAAAGAGAGGAGCAATAACTTGTAAGCAGACTAGCTATAATTGAAGGAAGAAGCTGTGTCAAGTAGAGACCAATTGGACATTCttataggctatgtttggtttaaaaaaagtacttaaaaaaagaaaaaaaaatgaagaatggtttttttatatttttatttttccaaaaaaaacgcaaaaaataaaataaaataaattggaagcTTATATATATTTAGATTATGTGAgataatatacaaaaataatttattgactttaaagtttaaatctaatttttatttttactttgtgtttttttcatattaattttattttgtaaagcTCCTTTCCATGGCTAGTGCTGTGCTAAAAAAAGCCATGTTAATTTCTGAAAACCCCCATTGTTCCATATATTGCCACGTCTCTCCAAAATCATCAACTTTCATAGAACCACCCATTACAAAATTATCACAGCGCAAAAGAAATTATACAATGAAGATAAAACCTTTGGCTCAATTCTGCGACACTTCAGTATGTGATCATGAGGTTGATAGTTGCATCTTAACCTGTCAAACAAAAAGCAGAGTGCAAATATCAGTGATTGCTGGGAGACAACTTAAAGTGAGCAATTTGGCACCTAAGCTTGCGAGCGTGTAAAGTTGGTAAAATTCATGAAGATGATGGCGGTCAAATACTAGCAATGGTACTATCTTGCATTCCAATGGgcctaaagaaagaaaattccaGAAAATAACAACAATGCCTAGCCTATGCTTTGAAAGAGAAGAATGTAAATCGAACAGGAAAAAGGCATATTTATGAGAGAGAGTTTCTGCTAACAAGTATGAGTAAAGTAGTATAGCGAGACCAAAAGGAAAATGTTCAGAGAATTTCTTACGAGTAAAATAAATCTAAAGTTTTATAACAGGTAGGGCTTTCAGCAAGGAAGGAGCAATAGGGCAGGACTGGTGTTGCTGAACTTAAAGAGTTGTTGTAGTTGCCTGGATTGACTGATTCATCATTATCTAAAAATGGTCAATTAAATTGCTCTAAATGCTGTCTCTAAGGTGGCCTTAACCATTAGATAACAACCTCACAGTCGAATATGTCAATTTAGGACTTGGCATTTTATTACCACATCCTTAAGTAATCAAGTGGCCACTTTAGTTTAGTTGTAGCATATCTTTAACCTTGCATATACGCATGTGTATGCAAGCATCTATGGTTGGAATGTGGGGATTCCTAAAAGGTTAATTGTCTATTTGATTCTCCTAACATGGCACATTTTGGTTCCAAGGTGAAGGATGTATAGAGCAAAAATTTAATAcaagtgcttttttttttctcaggaGAGGAGAGAGGCATCACATTATAAAGGACACAACTTTTTGATCAGCAATCAATAAAGAATATAATGACTACCATGGtcaaatgctttttaaaattgttggCATAAATAGTATTTTTCTACCAAACCTGTCTATTGTGTTCCCATCTAAATGATAATTGTCCATGCAGAATCTCCAAGTCAAAATTTGGGACATATATCCCAGggaaaaaattatgttttcattCCAGTCTgtaagttataaaatatttcttacatGGCATGCATCTTCCTATGTATGAGGGCATCTGAGGTTGGATGGAGTGAAGATCCCTGATATGTCAGTTGTGCgcattgttttttctatttaccATCAGATTATAGTGGTGGCTTATAGTTAAATGAGTAGAGAAGATAATTCTATCCAACTGCATTGGGGAAACATGTAAATGCTGGAGTAGTCAATCAGGTTATAGTAATGCATACCATCTACTTAATTCAGATTAAGTCAATGAACTAAACTGGTAACTGTTTCTGAACTCATTTTGTTGAGAGGATGGTTGCCGCTGTAAATAGAGCTTCTTTTCCTAATGGCAAAATCTCCACGTGCCTGCACCATGATacataaaatttcaattaagaCACTGCAcactagaaaaaaataaataaatggagaaaACTCCCTTGTTTCTAACCGTTCATTATGGAATCAATCATCTAATTCAAAAGATTATTCATTACTGCCACTACAATCAGTCTCTGACCAGAATAAATAGTTTAGTAAAGCAAAGGGTTCAAAATGTAAAAGTTGGCTTTTGGTCATTTGGGAAAAGAGCATTTCATAGAatgtttcaacttttaaaacACTGAAGCAAGGGCAAAAATCCATGAAACCATTAAAATGTGTCCAAGAATCCAAAACAACAGCAAATTGACACAGTGGTGCACTCAACAATGAAGTTATCCACCATGTCAAAGAAACCACAAATGGACCAGAAGCCCCCTGAaaactttattcattttcttttaaattttaatatttcatgaCAAAATCATTTTGTAGAAACATGGCCAAAAGGTAGGTGTTCAACTTGGATTAGGGGAACAGGTCACCGATAGGTATATCTGACCCTACCCATGTTATGAGATAGTTGGCAGTTGCGACTGTAAGCAACCACCTGAAGGCTGAAAATTCAAaacaccatatatatatatatatatatatatatatacatatgtatcAGAAAAACAAAACATCCGAAAAATCTGAAACTCTATTTTTCTCTCTGAGCAAACAGTCAAAACTTGCATTGTAGACTATACATTCTTAATCCAATACAATGGTGAAGGTTTTTTCTGCTGATCAGAGGAGCATGTGGATCATTCCAAAAAGAGATTGTGGACATTATAGATAACCCAAAAT is part of the Vitis riparia cultivar Riparia Gloire de Montpellier isolate 1030 chromosome 17, EGFV_Vit.rip_1.0, whole genome shotgun sequence genome and harbors:
- the LOC117903924 gene encoding D-aminoacyl-tRNA deacylase, which translates into the protein MNSVACPACCSIIRTKHRSVSRRRAQVRAMRAIVQRVSSASVEVEGRIVSEIGPGLLVLVGVHESDTDSDADYICRKVLNMRLFPNETTGRAWDQSVVQKNYGVLLVSQFTLYGILKGNKPDFHVAMPPQKAKPFYASFIDRFRTSYNPDAIKDGVFGAMMKVNLVNDGPVTMQLDSSQPSKNAKDGMEEP